The Eriocheir sinensis breed Jianghai 21 chromosome 21, ASM2467909v1, whole genome shotgun sequence genome includes the window GCTACTGGGCCATCACGGACCCCATCAACTACGCCCAGAAGCGGACCCTGAAGCGCGTGCTGGTGATGATCGGCCTCGTGTGGACTATCAGCGTCATCATCTGTCTTCCGCCGCTCTTCGGATGGAACGACTGGCCGGAGACCTTCACGCTGGAGACCCCCTGCGTCCTCACCCAGGAGAAGGGCTTCGTCATCTACTCCTCGCTGGGCTCCTTCTACTGCCCGCTGCTGATCATGACGTTGGTCTACGTCAAGATCTTCACAGCCACGAGGCGCCGCCTCAGGGAGCGCGCCAACGCCTCGCGCCTCAACCAGATCTCCAACACGTGCCGCGCCAACGTCACACGCGAGGAGGACTCGGTCGTCAGCGAGAACGGCCAGAATGGCTACAACGACACCTGCAAGAAGAAGTTAGTGCAGAAGAAGCGTCGCAGGAAGAAGAAAGCCGGGAAaagcaccacagccaccaccacaaccaccaccactgccggcggcaccgccaccaccacgctcAACACCGCTGGATCCTGTACCACACTCAGCCCGCCGGTGATGGCCGAGAGCTCCGTCACCGAGAATGAGATCAGCAACAACCAGAAGGACGAGTCTTCCCCGACAGAGGAGAAGCACGGGGCGGACGTTGTGGTGAAAGTGAACCCGAAGAGCGGCAGCCAGATACACCAGTTCATcgaagagaagcagaagattTCGTTGTCCAAGGAGCGCCGCGCCGCCCGTACCCTTGGCATTATCATGGGCTCCTTCGTGGTGTGCTGGCTGCCCTTCTCCCTCATGTATGTCATCCTCCCCTTCTGCAGCACGTGTCCGCAACCCAACGATAAAGTGATCAACTTCATCGTCTGGCTCGGCTACATGAACTCCTTCCTCAACCCCGTCATCTACACGATCTTCAATATGGATTTCCGCAGGGCGTTCGCCAGAATCCTCAGGTGCCCCAACGCCACCACACTCTGAGGATCCTCCACCCCCTCACAGGCTCATTCCAacgccccttccctcactccactcCTTATCCACCCCCACCCGGGACTTCCAAGTGTATTTGAGGAGATGGAAGTTGTGTCCTCACACTCGTGTCCCCGCACACACTTATCCCAACAACCCGCCTGTCCAGGACTTCCAAGAGTTGAgttggtgaaggaggaagtgaacagacaaacacagacagagccACGCACGGAAGCAATGAGTGGGAACAATAATAACTATCAATACCAACATCGAGTGGGGTGAAGGAGGCTGCTGTTGCTATTATTTGTGCTAAGAATAGGAGTATAGGTAAGTGTTTCTTCTGTGAAGATACAAAAACTCAAGAGTTTACGTGTTCATGTTGATGGTGGGAAGTAACGATTTTTGTCACTTGTTGATACGATGTGCAGcacaagggtgtgtgtgtgtaatgtgtgtgtgtgttgaatgtgtGTATCTGCGAATGTCAAGCATGCATccacgataacacacacacacacacacacacacacacacacacacacacacacacacacaaacatacacacacacacacacacacacacacacacacacacacacacacacacacacacacacacacacacacacacacacacacacacacacacacacacacacacagtaaatacAAGGTAACAAAACCGAACAATGGGAACAGAAACTTCAAGTAATTGTCACAACCATTGTCAAATCAAGACTAAACACACTGAAAGTGAAAGAGCCAAACAGCCACGGGGTCGGCGGCTCACCCAGGAAactccgtcatcaccaccattaccaccgccatcgtcaccaccactgccaccaccaccgccgccgccgctgctgccatcCTGCTGCCTCGCCCTCAGACctcccttcctctaactcctagcgtcccattgttgttgttggtcgccCGAGGCTCAGAGGCAGTCGGTGCGGCAGGTGGTGAAGGTGCCAGCGTGTAGAATGGACAGacggcaagacagacagacagacagatgaggtGTGTCCCTAGTCTAAGTACCACTAGTTGTTGTTGAGCCGTCTCGAACAAGTCAAATGTCAAACCTATCGATCTATCACCAAACAACTGACCAATGTGTTTGTACATACGTTTATATATAAGCTAGGGCAAATATGATTACACTCACACATATCTTTAATATTTATGCATGTTCGTAGatgagtatatatataaaaggcaaaacaattatatatttatattgtatATTCATGCGTATGTATATGtaaatgaatatatgtatgtttgtCATATGTATACATCTATATTGAtgaatatatttgtatatatgtacagACACACACGCTAACACACTGTTGTTGACCATGTGAACGTGAGGTGTACAAGGTGTCTGTGGCGCCACGTGTCCGCTGCAAAGTGTCCGCCTGTGTTGTCTGTGTAGCCTCTGGAGGGACACATCCATACATATCCTTACACATTTTTACATGCAGCCCTCATCACGGTGTGACGGTGCTCAGATGGAGGGGGTGACAGTGTGCACCGACGGTACCTGTTTACAGCTGCTGCTGTTGCtttcccggtgtgtgtgtgtgtgtgtgtgtgtgtgtgtgtgtgtgtgtgtgtgtgtgtgtgtgtgtgtaatacacatacacacacaataataataataatacacacacaataataataataataataataataataataataataataataataataataataataataataataataacagtaacaataataataatcagcggTGTAATGATAAATACATGCAGTCattggctgaaaatatacatacaaaaaacgtCTAATAGATTTATACACTTAAAATGAGGATAACAAACAAAATGGTCATTAAAATAGAATCGatgtaaataaaaggaagatgaatgaaatGATTTGATGAAAACGACAAATGAAATGAAATTAGTGCATATGATAGAAGATGAGTGCAATGAAGTGATGAGAGCCCAGAAATGGGGACTaggtattaagtgtgtgtgtgtgtgtgtgtgtgtgtgtgtgtgtaaacgacaTATAATTATGATCGTACGCACACGAGCTTTTTGGTGAAGTGAAATATGAAGCAAGGTGTGACGGGAACCTCTCATCCACCTCCCTCCCATATTTCTTCACATTTCTACAAGTCCCTCACCGGAGAGGAAGAACCAAAAACATCCACACACAATATTATAAAGGTTATAACATGAAGACTCTATTAATGTCACGTCGATCCACCCCTCAGTAACATGTACACGAGAAATCGTTGGCATCGGAGGgtcaaaaggaaaagtagagtgGGGTAAGGGGGGGAACCGCTCATTCACGCCCTCATTGGCAGGCAAcaggaaccaaaaaaaaaatagagaaactatgacactttttttctagtttattcCCACTACCACAAATGGAGAACGCGTTGGTaaatgaggaggaaatgaatataatcaatataaaagaaagatacagatacCTAGAgcgacggtgagagagagagagagagagagagagagagagagagagagagagagagagagagagagagagagagagagagagagagagagagagagagagagagagagagagagagagagagagagagacccacccccccacacacacacgcacacacacacacaccattctgtCCCCTGCGTACCTAAAACTTTTCCTTAATATACGGAGAGTCATtttataaggagaaaaagaatgaggaggaggaggaggaggaggaggaggaggagcatgacaCCACCACATACCCGCTCCACAACTTTcacttctccctcacttccctcttccttcccctctttttccacaACATTTTTCACTCCCATGTCGCTATTaactccacccccacctccacctcctccacttcctcctcctcctcctcccaacgtAACACAGGACCGggaccataaccaccaccacctccacaccagcATGTCGAGCTTAATCAaattccacctccccctcctactcgtcctcctccccttcctccgtctccctctctccctccctcccgatgCTGCCGCCCCTTCCCTGAGCCCGGCAAGCAATGGATGGGAGGGGGA containing:
- the LOC127001716 gene encoding probable G-protein coupled receptor No18; translation: MAILEVNESGAVSILYEEDMNVTNLEENVLKSNDVGYALNITMPLWEIVLTVFSLSIIIIFIIVGNVLVILSVFTYRPLRIVQNFFIVSLAVADLTVAVFVLPFNVAYSIIGKWIFGIHLCEMWLTCDILCCTASILNLCAIALDRYWAITDPINYAQKRTLKRVLVMIGLVWTISVIICLPPLFGWNDWPETFTLETPCVLTQEKGFVIYSSLGSFYCPLLIMTLVYVKIFTATRRRLRERANASRLNQISNTCRANVTREEDSVVSENGQNGYNDTCKKKLVQKKRRRKKKAGKSTTATTTTTTTAGGTATTTLNTAGSCTTLSPPVMAESSVTENEISNNQKDESSPTEEKHGADVVVKVNPKSGSQIHQFIEEKQKISLSKERRAARTLGIIMGSFVVCWLPFSLMYVILPFCSTCPQPNDKVINFIVWLGYMNSFLNPVIYTIFNMDFRRAFARILRCPNATTL